From one Actinomyces sp. Marseille-P3109 genomic stretch:
- a CDS encoding TetR/AcrR family transcriptional regulator codes for MAAKRTRMSASERREQLIAVARGLFAERGFDATSVEEVAARAQVSKPVVYEHFGGKEGLYAVVVDREITTISAAISSAITDPATSPVAAPRARPDAGHEGPPRSGTSGSASRIAERAALALLTYIEDSPDGFRILSAGSDRAAGTYSTLLADVAIEVSGILASQFAAHDLDPRTAPLYAQMLVGIVAMPAQWWLENRSMSKEEVAAHMVNLAWNGLRGMKARPTLHAGSADTEGSAAQVTGPDSGDPAGSGGHDGTTATS; via the coding sequence ATGGCCGCCAAACGCACACGCATGAGCGCCAGCGAGCGGCGCGAGCAGCTCATCGCCGTGGCCCGCGGGCTGTTCGCCGAGCGCGGCTTCGACGCCACCAGCGTCGAGGAGGTGGCCGCCCGGGCCCAGGTCTCCAAGCCGGTGGTCTACGAGCACTTCGGCGGCAAGGAGGGCCTGTACGCCGTCGTCGTCGACCGGGAGATCACCACGATCTCGGCCGCGATCTCCTCAGCGATCACCGACCCGGCCACCAGCCCCGTCGCAGCCCCTCGCGCACGGCCCGACGCCGGCCACGAGGGCCCGCCCCGATCGGGGACGTCCGGCTCGGCCTCGCGGATCGCCGAGAGGGCCGCCCTGGCCCTGCTGACCTACATCGAGGACTCCCCCGACGGGTTCCGCATCCTCTCGGCGGGCTCGGACCGCGCCGCCGGCACCTACTCCACGCTGCTGGCCGACGTCGCCATCGAGGTCTCTGGAATCCTCGCCTCGCAGTTCGCGGCCCACGATCTCGACCCGCGTACGGCGCCGCTGTACGCCCAGATGCTGGTGGGCATCGTGGCCATGCCGGCCCAGTGGTGGCTGGAGAACCGCTCGATGAGCAAGGAGGAGGTGGCCGCCCACATGGTCAACCTCGCCTGGAACGGCCTGCGCGGCATGAAGGCCAGGCCCACGCTCCACGCCGGATCAGCGGACACCGAAGGGTCCGCGGCCCAGGTGACCGGCCCCGACTCAGGCGATCCGGCGGGCTCAGGCGGGCACGACGGTACCACCGCCACGTCCTGA